From Coturnix japonica isolate 7356 chromosome 1, Coturnix japonica 2.1, whole genome shotgun sequence, the proteins below share one genomic window:
- the NCF4 gene encoding neutrophil cytosol factor 4 translates to MSLPRQLREKSDFDQLPDDVPVSANIADIEEKKGFTNYYMFVIEVKIKSGGRYLIFRRYREFYALHTKLEERYGGESKNSPFTCTLPVLPGKVYVGAKREIAENRIPILNIYMKNLLCLPVWVLMDEEVRLFFYHSNFDSEQVPRRLRRLRPRTRRVKSISSQLPVLDRVATPRAEALFDFSGTSKLELSFKKGDLIYLLSRVNKDWLEGTVNDATGIFPSAFVKIIKDLPQQEDTVNKIRCYYYDETVSTIRDISVEESLSSIPLFKDLMELIKQEFDQQDIVLNYRDLDGDLIRLLSDQDVELMVSQSRKRSTEKHFFPWKLHITHKDDFSVYNTSPGVGNTQIVRAT, encoded by the exons ATGTCTCTTCCCCGACAGCTGCGAGAAAAGAG CGATTTTGACCAGCTTCCAGATGATGTACCTGTTTCAGCTAACATTGCAGATattgaagagaagaaaggcttTACTAATTATTAT atGTTTGTCATTGAAGTAAAGATTAAAAGTGGTGGCAGATACCTGATTTTCCGACGCTATCGTGAGTTCTATGCCCTACACACCAAACTAGAGGAGAGATATGGGGGGGAGAGCAAAAATAGCCCTTTTACCTGCACACTCCCCGTATTGCCAG GAAAAGTTTATGTTGGGGCCAAAAGGGAAATTGCCGAGAACAGGATTCCTATCCTAAATATCTACATGAAG AACCTACTCTGCCTACCTGTTTGGGTGTTGATGGATGAAGAGGTGCGCCTGTTCTTCTACCACTCAAATTTTGATAGTGAACAGGTGCCCAGAAGGCTGAGACGGCTTCGCCCACGGACGCGCCGAGT taAAAGCATTTCATCCCAACTGCCTGTTTTGGACCGTGTAGCAACTCCTCGGGCTGAG GCACTATTTGATTTCTCTGGAACCAGTAAACTGGAACTCAGCTTCAAGAAAGGAGACTTGATCTACCTGCTTAGCAGAGTAAACAAAGACTGGTTGGAG GGAACAGTTAATGATGCCACTGGGATTTTCCCATCTGCTTTTGTGAAGATCATAAAAGATTTGCCGCAGCAGGAAGACACAGTTAATAAAATACGCTGTTATTACTACGATGAGACAGTAAGCACTATCag GGATATATCAGTGGAAGAGAGTCTGAGCAGCATTCCATTATTCAAAGATCTTATGGAACTGATAAA GCAGGAGTTTGACCAACAGGACATTGTTTTGAATTACCGGGACCTTGATGGCGATCTGATCCGGCTGCTCTCTGATCAGGACGTTGAGCTCATGGTGTCTCAGAGCAGGAAGAGATCCACTGAGAAGCATTTCTTCCCTTGGAAGTTGCACATCACTCACAAGGATGACTTCAGTGTCTACAACACTAGTCCAGGAGTAGGCAATACACAGATTGTTAGGGCAACGTGA